The proteins below are encoded in one region of Alosa sapidissima isolate fAloSap1 chromosome 24, fAloSap1.pri, whole genome shotgun sequence:
- the LOC121699942 gene encoding myeloid-associated differentiation marker homolog — MVTVSVPLSVVRVLEVALTLVSFALVASVGHLSSSYWAWCMFSWVFCCALTLLILVLEFSTLSARLPISWDDFTTAFAMLAALMLLAASIIYPSVVFSCPDCGRQVAATVTSCLAFVAYAVEVGLTRARPGEISGFLTTVPGLLKVLEAFVACIIFISLEPGRVAAFAGLQWCVAVYALAFIFSLVVILLTVCRLLGACPCPLDRVLVGCSVVAALMYATAVVVWPVYAFRNNPRPSGCYHCPWDGLVVVSFMTCVNFIAYIVDTIYSARMVFFVTAS; from the coding sequence ATGGTGACGGTGTCGGTGCCGTTGAGCGTGGTGCGCGTGCTGGAGGTGGCGCTGACGCTGGTGAGCTTCGCCCTGGTGGCGTCGGTGGGCCACCTGTCCTCATCCTACTGGGCCTGGTGCATGTTCAGCTGGGTGTTCTGCTGCGCGCTCACCCTGCTGATCCTGGTGCTGGAGTTCAGCACGCTCAGCGCGCGCCTGCCCATCTCCTGGGACGACTTCACCACCGCCTTCGCCATGCTGGCCGCTCTCATGCTGCTGGCCGCCTCCATCATCTACCCCTCCGTCGTGTTCTCCTGCCCCGACTGCGGACGCCAGGTGGCCGCCACCGTGACGTCCTGCCTGGCCTTCGTGGCGTACGCGGTCGAGGTTGGGCTGACGAGGGCGCGGCCGGGCGAGATCAGCGGATTCCTGACCACGGTGCCCGGCCTGCTGAAGGTGCTGGAGGCGTTCGTGGCGTGCATCATCTTTATCTCGCTGGAGCCGGGCCGCGTGGCGGCGTTCGCCGGGCTGCAGTGGTGCGTGGCGGTCTACGCGCTGGCCTTCATCTTCTCCCTCGTGGTCATCCTCCTCACTGTGTGCCGGTTGCTAGGCGCCTGCCCCTGCCCGCTGGACCGCGTGCTCGTGGGCTGCAGCGTCGTCGCCGCGCTCATGTACGCCACCGCCGTCGTCGTCTGGCCCGTCTACGCCTTCCGGAACAATCCGCGGCCCAGCGGATGCTACCACTGCCCCTGGGACGGCCTGGTGGTCGTGTCCTTCATGACCTGCGTCAACTTCATCGCCTACATCGTGGACACCATCTACTCTGCTCGCATGGTGTTCTTCGTCACGGCCTCTTAG
- the LOC121699941 gene encoding myeloid-associated differentiation marker homolog translates to MVQHVDLRAVSQPLGILRVLEVALTLVSFALVASVGHLSSSYWAWCMFSWVFCCALTLLILVLEFSTLSARLPISWDDFTTAFAMLAALMLLAASIIYPSVVFSCPDCGRQVAATVVSWVSVAAYIGEVVLVRFFRRSGQVSGFLSTVPGLLKILETFVACIIFTSLVPERYASHAALQWCVAVYALCFIFALLIIVLTVGQLLTYIPFLDKLVCIYNVLAVLMYMSAVVVWPLYSFQKHPRPTNCTARSPCLAWDALVVVTFMTVINLGVYILDAAYSIHLVFFVQRRS, encoded by the coding sequence ATGGTGCAGCATGTGGACCTGCGTGCGGTGTCCCAACCTCTGGGCATCCTGCGCGTGCTGGAGGTGGCGCTGACGCTGGTGAGCTTCGCCCTGGTGGCGTCGGTGGGGCACCTGTCCTCGTCCTACTGGGCCTGGTGCATGTTCAGCTGGGTGTTCTGCTGCGCGCTCACCCTGCTGATCCTGGTGCTGGAGTTCAGCACGCTCAGCGCGCGCCTGCCCATCTCCTGGGACGACTTCACCACCGCCTTCGCCATGCTGGCCGCTCTCATGCTGCTGGCCGCCTCCATCATCTACCCCTCCGTCGTGTTCTCCTGCCCCGACTGCGGACGCCAGGTGGCCGCCACCGTGGTGTCGTGGGTGAGCGTGGCGGCGTACATCGGCGAGGTGGTGCTGGTCCGCTTCTTCCGGCGGTCGGGCCAGGTGAGCGGCTTCCTGTCCACGGTACCGGGCCTCCTGAAGATCCTGGAGACGTTCGTGGCGTGCATCATCTTCACGTCGCTGGTCCCGGAGCGCTACGCGTCGCATGCAGCGCTGCAGTGGTGCGTGGCCGTGTACGCGCTGTGCTTCATCTTCGCCCTGCTCATCATCGTCCTCACCGTGGGCCAGCTGCTGACCTACATCCCGTTCCTGGACAAGCTCGTCTGCATCTACAATGTCCTCGCCGTGCTCATGTACATGAGCGCGGTCGTCGTCTGGCCGCTCTACAGCTTCCAGAAGCATCCGCGGCCCACCAACTGCACGGCCAGAAGCCCCTGTCTGGCCTGGGACGCGCTGGTCGTCGTGACGTTCATGACGGTCATCAACCTGGGGGTCTACATCCTGGACGCCGCCTACTCCATCCACCTGGTGTTCTTCGTTCAGCGACGGAGCTAG